A window of the Brassica oleracea var. oleracea cultivar TO1000 chromosome C1, BOL, whole genome shotgun sequence genome harbors these coding sequences:
- the LOC106304436 gene encoding ATPase 2, plasma membrane-type produces the protein MSSLEDIKNETVDLEKIPIEEVFQQLKCTKEGLTTQEGEERIQIFGPNKLEEKKESKILKFLGFMWNPLSWVMEAAAIMAIALANGDGRPPDWQDFVGIICLLVINSTISFIEENNAGNAAAALMAGLAPKTKVLRDGKWSEQEAAILVPGDIVSIKLGDIIPADCRLLEGDPLKVDQSALTGESLPVTRHPGQEVFSGSTCKQGEIEAIVIATGVHTFFGKAAHLVDSTNQVGHFQKVLTAIGNFCICSIAIGMVIEIIVMYPIQRRKYRDGIDNLLVLLIGGIPIAMPTVLSVTMAIGSHKLAQQGAITKRMTAIEEMAGMDVLCSDKTGTLTLNKLSVDKNLVEVFCKGVEKDQVLLFAAMASRIENQDAIDAAMVGMLADPKEARAGIREVHFLPFNPTDKRTALTYIDSSGNWHRVSKGAPEQILELAKANNDLSKRVLNIIDKYAERGLRSLAVARQVVPEKTKESPGGPWEFVGLLPLFDPPRHDSAETIRRALNLGVNVKMITGDQLAIGKETGRRLGMGTNMYPSSALLGNHKDANLASIPVEELIEKADGFAGVFPEHKYEIVKKLQERKHIVGMTGDGVNDAPALKKADIGIAVDDATDAARGASDIVLTEPGLSVIISAVLTSRAIFQRMKNYTIYAVSITIRIVLGFMLIALIWEFDFSAFMVLIIAILNDGTIMTISKDRVKPSPTPDSWKLKEIFATGVVLGSYQAIMSVIFFWLAHKTDFFTDKFGVRSIRDNNNELMGAVYLQVSIISQALIFVTRSRSWSFVERPGALLMIAFVVAQLVATLIAVYANWEFAKVRGIGWGWAGVIWLYSIVTYFPQDVFKFAIRYILSGKAWLNLFENRIALTSKKDFGKEEREAQWAVAQRTLHGLQPKEPVSIIPEQGGYRELSEIAEQAKKRAEIARLRELHTLKGHVESVVKLKGLDIETPGHYTV, from the exons ATGTCGAGTCTCGAGGATATCAAAAACGAGACTGTTGATCTG GAGAAGATTCCCATTGAGGAAGTTTTCCAGCAGCTGAAATGTACCAAGGAAGGTTTGACGACTCAGGAAGGGGAAGAGAGGATTCAGATCTTTGGCCCCAACAAGCTCGAAGAGAAAAAG GAAAGCAAAATCCTCAAGTTCTTGGGGTTCATGTGGAACCCTCTCTCATGGGTGATGGAAGCTGCTGCAATCATGGCAATCGCTTTGGCCAACGGTGATGGTAGGCCTCCGGATTGGCAGGACTTTGTTGGTATCATCTGTCTTCTTGTCATCAATTCCACCATCAGTTTCATCGAAGAGAACAACGCTGGTAACGCCGCTGCCGCCCTCATGGCTGGTCTTGCTCCCAAAACAAAG GTTCTTAGAGATGGGAAATGGAGTGAACAAGAAGCTGCCATCCTTGTCCCAGGAGACATCGTCAGCATCAAGCTCGGAGACATCATCCCTGCCGATTGTCGTCTCCTTGAAGGTGATCCTTTAAAGGTTGACCAGTCTGCTCTCACCGGAGAGTCCCTCCCTGTGACCAGGCACCCTGGACAAGAAGTCTTCTCGGGCTCAACCTGTAAGCAAGGAGAGATTGAGGCCATTGTCATCGCCACCGGTGTCCACACTTTCTTCGGCAAAGCTGCTCACCTTGTGGACAGCACAAACCAAGTTGGACATTTCCAGAAGGTTCTTACCGCTATTGGTAACTTCTGTATCTGCTCCATCGCCATCGGTATGGTGATTGAGATCATCGTCATGTACCCTATCCAGCGCCGAAAGTACAGAGACGGTATTGACAATCTCTTGGTCCTGTTGATCGGTGGTATCCCTATCGCTATGCCTACGGTGTTGTCTGTAACCATGGCTATTGGATCTCACAAGCTCGCTCAGCAAGGTGCCATCACCAAGCGTATGACTGCCATTGAGGAGATGGCTGGTATGGATGTCTTGTGCAGTGACAAAACGGGAACGCTGACTCTTAACAAACTGAGTGTTGATAAAAACTTGGTTGAGGTGTTCTGCAAGGGTGTGGAGAAGGACCAGGTTCTGTTGTTTGCTGCTATGGCTTCGAGAATTGAGAACCAGGATGCTATTGATGCAGCCATGGTTGGTATGCTAGCTGATCCAAAGGAGGCTAGAGCTGGAATCAGGGAGGTTCACTTCCTTCCATTCAACCCTACTGATAAGAGAACTGCTTTGACTTACATAGACTCAAGTGGTAACTGGCACAGAGTCAGCAAAGGTGCTCCTGAGCAGATCCTTGAACTTGCCAAAGCCAACAATGACCTTAGCAAGAGGGTGCTCAATATTATTGACAAGTATGCAGAGCGTGGTCTCAGGTCTTTGGCTGTTGCTCGCCAG GTGGTGCCTGAGAAAACAAAGGAAAGTCCCGGTGGACCATGGGAGTTTGTTGGTTTGTTGCCACTGTTTGATCCTCCAAGACATGACAGTGCTGAAACCATCAGAAGAGCTTTGAATCTCGGTGTTAATGTCAAGATGATCACTG GTGACCAACTTGCTATTGGTAAGGAGACTGGTCGTAGACTTGGAATGGGAACAAACATGTACCCATCTTCAGCTCTTCTTGGAAACCACAAGGACGCAAACCTTGCATCCATCCCCGTTGAGGAGCTGATCGAAAAGGCTGATGGATTCGCTGGAGTCTTCCCAG AGCACAAGTACGAGATCGTCAAGAAGTTGCAGGAGAGGAAGCACATCGTTGGTATGACTGGTGATGGTGTCAACGACGCTCCCGCTTTGAAGAAAGCTGACATCGGTATCGCTGTGGATGACGCTACTGATGCTGCTCGTGGCGCTTCTGACATCGTCCTCACCGAGCCAGGACTCAGCGTTATCATCAGCGCTGTCCTCACCAGCAGAGCTATCTTCCAGAGGATGAAGAACTACACTATCTACGCTGTCTCAATCACAATCCGTATCGTTCTTGGTTTCATGCTTATTGCCCTCATCTGGGAGTTTGACTTCTCTGCATTCATGGTTCTGATCATCGCCATTCTTAACGATGGTACCATCATGACGATCTCAAAGGACAGAGTCAAGCCATCTCCCACACCTGATAGCTGGAAACTTAAAGAGATTTTCGCTACTGGAGTTGTGCTTGGAAGCTACCAAGCTATCATGAGTGTTATTTTCTTCTGGTTGGCACACAAAACCGACTTCTTCACG GACAAGTTTGGTGTGAGGTCCATCAGAGACAACAACAATGAGCTAATGGGTGCGGTGTACCTGCAAGTCAGTATCATTAGTCAGGCTCTCATCTTCGTCACAAGATCAAGGAGTTGGTCTTTCGTTGAACGTCCTGGAGCGTTACTTATGATTGCTTTCGTTGTTGCACAGCTG GTTGCTACTTTGATTGCTGTTTACGCCAACTGGGAGTTTGCAAAGGTTAGGGGTATTGGATGGGGATGGGCTGGAGTGATCTGGCTATACAGTATTGTGACTTACTTCCCACAGGACGTTTTCAAGTTTGCCATTAGATACATCTTGAGTGGAAAGGCTTGGCTCAACTTGTTTGAAAACAGGATTGCTTTAACGAGTAAGAAAGATTTTGGAAAAGAAGAGAGGGAGGCTCAATGGGCAGTTGCTCAGAGGACACTTCATGGTTTGCAGCCAAAGGAACCTGTTAGCATCATTCCTGAGCAAGGAGGTTACAGAGAGTTGTCTGAGATTGCAGAGCAAGCCAAGAAGAGAGCTGAGATTGCAAG GCTTAGGGAGCTGCACACACTTAAGGGACATGTGGAATCAGTTGTGAAGCTAAAGGGTTTGGACATTGAGACTCCAGGACACTACACTGTCTAA
- the LOC106300122 gene encoding uncharacterized protein At4g30180 — protein MERQIINKKKRVFSVEPNKIPPSEVFTRKYTSLLVPALKKLNMNKNSSQVNQLTVKHEVDMALALSAQEFAWSRFLLQKLSSSNNPTTTTSSSSNGIRIQERSGKEGGHEDGEREEKLRELQKLLPGGEEMNVEEMLGEIGNYIKCLELQTIALKSIVQDTT, from the coding sequence ATGGAGAGGCAAATCATAAACAAGAAGAAACGAGTGTTTTCTGTTGAACCAAACAAGATACCCCCTAGTGAAGTTTTCACGAGGAAATACACAAGCCTCTTAGTTCCTGCACTCAAGAAGCTCAACATGAACAAGAACTCTTCACAAGTCAACCAACTAACCGTGAAGCATGAAGTAGACATGGCTTTGGCTTTGTCTGCCCAAGAATTTGCATGGAGCCGTTTCTTGCTACAGAAGCTATCGTCCTCGAACAATCCAACCACTACTACCAGTTCTTCTTCCAACGGAATTCGTATTCAAGAAAGATCCGGTAAAGAAGGTGGACACGAAGATGGAGAGAGAGAGGAGAAACTGAGGGAACTGCAGAAGCTTTTGCCAGGTGGTGAAGAGATGAATGTAGAAGAAATGTTGGGTGAGATTGGCAATTACATTAAGTGTCTTGAGTTGCAAACGATTGCTCTTAAGTCGATTGTTCAAGATACTACTTGA